The stretch of DNA TCTTTAGAAAACTCTCCTATTTTCTTTCGAGCGTCTGAATTTTGCCATTCCCGGATATCGAGAGAAGAGCAACCGAAGACATTCGCTTTTCCGTCCCCGGCAATAATCATCATGGTCTTAGCAACTTTTTTTAGTCTGTCATCGAAGTCTACGGCATACAGGTATTCATTCGCATATTTATAGACTTGGGCTGTATTCCAACCATATTCGCTTTGAACGTGACGTATTGTATGTATGAGGAAACCACAAGAGCCGCAGGCTGGATCAATGACTTTCTCGCCATCCTGAGGGTTGAGCATCTTCACGGCCATTTTCACTACAGGACGCGGAGTAAAGTATTGCCCTTTTTGCCCTTTCTGCTCCGGGTTAATCAAATATTCGAATGCGGCATCTACCGCATCGAGATCCGTATGGGCAAGCGAATAAGGTTCCAATGCGGACGCGCAGAGGCGTAACGCATCGCCGCGGAGTTTGAGTGCATCCCCTTGGTCGAATATTTCATCCCAATGGGGACGCTTCTTAGCAGCTTGAAAGAGATCGTTGAAACGTTTGTAAATAACTTCAGGGGCACCTGTAGGCACGCGGAAGTCTACCGGGTCTTTGTCTTTTCGCTTTGGTCGGAATTCATCGTGTAGCTTTGCAAAGAACAGCTTAAATAGTTCATCAAAAGCATTCACACCGGCATTTGCCAATGCATCATGTTCAAGGCGCTCAATTAGTGCTCGCATATCGGAAACAGGTTTAAGCTCCGCAAAGGTGAGCGGTGTAAGGATATCGTTTAGATCTTGGCCGAGCTTGGGTAGTCGGGCAATGTCGCGAAACTTGTAAGGCCCCTTCTTCGTTTCCTTGTCATCCTCGCGCAATTGAAAGGAGTAGTCGCTGCCATTACTCCAACATCCAAAAAAGCACCCTGTCCAACGAAGGTAGCTACGAAGCTGTTCAAGACCCTCTTTGCTATCGGGTTTTTTTAATTCGAAAACAATGTATGGATCTGTACAGGCATCATCTGAAAAAATAACAATATCGGCACGTTCCTTTTCGGCGTCCTGGCCCATTTGTATGGGCCATTCGACGCCTACGCGATGGATAGGATATTTCAGAGTTTCTTGGATCCAGATTAAAAATGCCTGGCGCACAGTCTCTTCGGGTTTGGCTTTAAACCATTTTTCACGCTTGGCACAAAAGATCTCAATTTTGTCTGTGCCGGCGGCTCGGAACTGAATTTTGGATCGCTCGCCCTTTGTAAAGAACTTTAGACCCTGCTTAGTGGCCGGATCTCTAAAAACGAGGTCGAGAAGCTCGACTTGTGTATACTGATTCGCCATCAATTGGTGCTCCGGTTTTGTCACGCCAAAAAGCGCTAGAAAGTCCCTCAACCATCAGATTAAAGGACAGCGGGAATATACCGGTGTTAGGTCAATTTTTCGAGACTTTTCGGGGATGATTGTTGCGGGTTTTGTGGAAGATGGCTAGAGACTTTTATCGGCTCACGAAACTGTAGGTAACATTTTCGGTTCCCCCCCCCAAATCGATAATCGTGGCAGGGCTGAGTCAGGCTATGTGAAGTAGCTATCAATCACCAGTGGTAGCAATCACTTTTTGGTGCTCGCATTTAGGAGGGGCCTTTAAGAGGGCTAGACGCGCAAAGCTTTGACATGGCTCCCCACTGCCGTAGCAGGACCATGAACTAATGATAATATCGGTCACGGTGTTGGTTACGGTTCGGTCACAGTTTCGGTCATGATCACCTAACTGCATCAGTCACTGTGCATCGCAAACTTAAGGCTCGAAACCCACATATAAGAAGGGATTTGTAATCCTTCGTCTCAGTCAGTAGCTCTCAATCTTAAAAGTTTGAGAAGCCCTTTTAAGGCGAGGGTCTTGGGTTCGAATCCCAGCCGACTCACCATTTTTCAATGGCTTACGATTTTCACTTTGTCCAATGAAACTCCATTGGACAGTTATTGGACAATTCTCCTTCTCTCGCACCGCATAAGCCGCAACGATTACACCCCCCGCGCAATCTGAAAAATCGCCCAAAGTGCTTTGTCCCACTCGTTTGTCGGATGTCCTATTGATGCTCCTAGGCGCGCAGGACGAGGGCCGCCGACATTCAACCGTCGAAGCGCGACCGACCCAAAACTCTTTTTCGTCGATACGATGACTCCGCTCCACTGTCCCGTTCTGTTCGGGGCGCCGCGTGGCAATTGGCAGCGCGCGTGCGCGCGCAGAACATCGTGGAGGGATGTATGCCTGAAAAGGCCGGCCCACGGATCGATTTGCGACGTCATTCCCGGCGAGGCGTGGGAGGAAGATCCGCCCGGAGGTGTTTTGCAAGGGCCTGTGCTGCCAGGTCGTGTCCGCGTTCGTTCCAGTGACTGCCATCGGCCGCAAACACATCTTCGCCACGCGCGTCAGCGGCTTGAACCGACCGAGCCACATCGTCCCAATACGCGATCCTATGGTGCGCGGAAATGTCACGGAAAGCTTGGTTGTATGGTTCGGCTTCTGCGCAATCGAATGCCATGATCGGGCGTGACCCCACCCGCGCCCGCACCCGGCCCATCAAGTCGTCTGTGACGGCGACCGCCCTGACAAACCCGGCATGCCGCATCCCCTCTGCTTCGATGTCCACTTCAACCGTTTCCCTGGTGTTGGCGGCTCGTAGCCGATCCAGCCTGGTGACGACGAAGTAGAGAAACCGGCTATGACGATTGATCCAGTCTCTCACCTGGAGAGAGGATTCCTTCGGAGAGAGGAT from Nitrospira sp. CR1.1 encodes:
- a CDS encoding N-6 DNA methylase; its protein translation is MANQYTQVELLDLVFRDPATKQGLKFFTKGERSKIQFRAAGTDKIEIFCAKREKWFKAKPEETVRQAFLIWIQETLKYPIHRVGVEWPIQMGQDAEKERADIVIFSDDACTDPYIVFELKKPDSKEGLEQLRSYLRWTGCFFGCWSNGSDYSFQLREDDKETKKGPYKFRDIARLPKLGQDLNDILTPLTFAELKPVSDMRALIERLEHDALANAGVNAFDELFKLFFAKLHDEFRPKRKDKDPVDFRVPTGAPEVIYKRFNDLFQAAKKRPHWDEIFDQGDALKLRGDALRLCASALEPYSLAHTDLDAVDAAFEYLINPEQKGQKGQYFTPRPVVKMAVKMLNPQDGEKVIDPACGSCGFLIHTIRHVQSEYGWNTAQVYKYANEYLYAVDFDDRLKKVAKTMMIIAGDGKANVFGCSSLDIREWQNSDARKKIGEFSKDAKDGDFDIVLTNPPFAGKVTGKAEGAPEIRTVC